In Erigeron canadensis isolate Cc75 chromosome 6, C_canadensis_v1, whole genome shotgun sequence, the following are encoded in one genomic region:
- the LOC122603784 gene encoding RGG repeats nuclear RNA binding protein A-like, whose protein sequence is MDRYHKVEKPRAEQPIDENEIRITSQGRMRNYITYAMSLLQEKGSSEIVFKAMGRAINKTVTIVELIKRRIVGLHQITSIGSTDITDTWEPLEEGLLPLETTRHVSMITITLSMKELNTSSIGYQPPLPADQVKVATDIEFEGEGSPTARGRGRGGRGRGRGRGRGRGGSRNLPGNGYAPGENDDEGWDAPRDFTRGRGRGGRGRNIGGGGRGGYNNGPYVDDQYDGEYNQEAPMQARGRGRGRGRGTRGRGRGFRSNGPTLTAVVP, encoded by the exons ATGGACCGGTACCATAAGGTGGAAAAGCCAAGAGCAGAGCAACCAATTGATGAGAATGAAATCCGAATTACCAGCCAGGGAAGGATGCGAAACTATATCACCTATGCTATGAGTTTGCTTCAG GAAAAAGGCTCGTCAGAAATTGTGTTTAAAGCAATGGGCAGAGCGATCAACAAGACTGTAACAATTGTGGAGCTGATAAAG AGAAGAATTGTTGGTCTTCATCAAATTACATCCATTGGATCTACAGACATTACTGATACCTGGGAACCACTGGAGGAAGGCTTACTTCC TCTAGAAACCACAAGGCATGTTTCAATGATCACTATAACTCTCTCTATGAAGGAGCTCAATACATCATCTATTGG GTATCAGCCCCCATTGCCAGCTGACCAAGTTAAGGTGGCAACTGATATTGAGTTTGAAGGAG AGGGGTCACCGACTGCAAGGGGGAGGGGACGTGGTGGAAGAGGAAGGGGAAGAGGAAGAGGAAGAGGAAGGGGAGGCTCCAGAAACTTGCCTG GAAATGGTTATGCCCCAGGAGAGAACGATGATGAGGGCTGGGATGCACCTCGTGATTTTACAAGGGGTAGGGGCCGAGGAGGAAGAGGTCGCAATATTGGAGGTGGTGGAAGGGGAGGTTACAATAATGGTCCTTATGTGGATGATCAATATGATGGTGAATATAACCAAGAAGCACCCATGCAGGCGCGAG GGCGTGGACGTGGACGTGGAAGGGGAACCCGTGGCAGGGGTCGTGGTTTCAGATCAAATGGGCCGACCTTGACAGCTGTTGTACCTTGA